A genomic stretch from Astatotilapia calliptera chromosome 4, fAstCal1.2, whole genome shotgun sequence includes:
- the limd2 gene encoding LIM domain-containing protein 2: protein MDTGNTTEEKSVQRSKSFSFNTQKEVCTSCLKTVYPMEKLVANNLVFHSACFCCRHCNAKLSLGTFASLQGEFYCKPHFKQLFKSKGNYDEGFGREQHKQLWAAKETNTITKTP from the exons ATG GACACCGGAAACACCACGGAAGAAAAATCCGTTCAACGATCCAAG TCCTTCAGCTTCAACACCCAGAAGGAAGTGTGTACATCATGTTTGAAGACAGTCTACCCAATGGAGAAACTGGTTGCAAACAACCTTGTCTTCCATTCAGCATGTTTCTGCTGCAGGCACTGCAATGCCAAACTCAG CCTTGGCACTTTTGCATCTCTTCAAGGTGAATTTTACTGCAAACCCCACTTCAAACAACTGTTCAAGAGCAAAGGAAACTATGACGAGGGTTTTGGACGCGAGCAGCACAAACAGCTCTGGGCCGCTAAGGAGACAAATACTATAACAAAGACGCCATAA
- the ddx42 gene encoding ATP-dependent RNA helicase DDX42 gives MNWNKGGPGVKRGFGFGGFSLAGKKEEPRLPHQSHTSFGGPGSGSGGYGKNQQLPSFYKIGTKRANFDEENAYFEDDEEESSSNMDLPYIPAENSPTRQQMQSGGGSDSEDDPLDAFMAEVENQAAKDMKKLEEKEKEKKSAKGIRDDIEEEDEQEAYFRYMAENPTAGLTQEEEEENIDYDSDGNPIPSTTKKIIMPLPPIDHSEIDYPPFEKNFYEEHEELSSLTGTQVLELRHKLNLRVSGAAPPKPCTSFAHFNFDEQLMHQIRKSEYTQPTPIQCQGVPIALSGRDMIGIAKTGSGKTAAFIWPMLVHIMDQKELEPGEGPIAVIVCPTRELCQQIHAECKRFGKAYSLRSVAVYGGGSMWEQAKALQDGAEIVVCTPGRLIDHVKKKATSLQRVTYLVFDEADRMFDMGFEYQVRSIASHVRPDRQTLLFSATFRKKIERLARDILVDPIRVVQGDIGEANEDVTQVVEMLVSGSDKWGWLTRRLVEFTSTGSVLIFVTKKANCEELATNLTQEGYSLGLLHGDMDQSERNKVISDFKKKNLPVLVATDVAARGLDIPSIRTVVNYDVARDIDTHTHRIGRTGRAGEKGVAYTLLTNKDTSFAGDLVRNLEGANQAVSKELMDLAMQNPWFRKSRFKGGKGKKLNIGGGGLGYRERPGLGAESSDRSSTSSLLSSTSSYEGYSKPTTGAMGDRMSAMKQAFQAQYKSHFVAASSGPPKLSAKSSGSSGWTSAGSLSSVPTESANGSERSHSATLSMVGFTSAGSLSSVAPTSQTSSLQSYTPPAPPSQRESSRDRHGDDRGRHGDSQHRHSDRNDRYSSEDRYGDRDRHGDRDRDRDRHGDRDRHSSSRHSDSRNGDGSKRDRDDRRSDRDGGDRGSGDGRDRGSDSFAVPEPPKRRKSRWDN, from the exons ATGAACTGGAACAAAGGTGGTCCTGGTGTGAAGCGAGGTTTTGGCTTTGGGGGGTTTTCACtcgcaggaaaaaaagaagagcctCGCCTTCCTCATCAATCACACACATCATTTGGAGGCCCAGGATCTGGAAGTGGTGGATATGGGAAGAACCAGCAGCTCCCATCATTCTACAAAATAGGGACCAAAAGAGCTAATTTTGATGAGGAAAATGC ATATTttgaagatgatgaagaggagtCCAGCAGTAACATGGATCTGCCTTACATCCCAGCTGAAAACTCACCCACACGGCAACAGATGCAGTCAGGTGGTGGCTCAGACAGCGAAGATGACCCTTTGGATGCTTTCATGGCCGAAGTTGAG aaccAAGCAGCTAAAGACATGAAGAAACTAGAGgaaaaggagaaggagaaaaagtCAGCCAA GGGTATTCGTGATGACATTGAAGAAGAAGATGAGCAA GAAGCTTACTTCCGCTACATGGCAGAGAATCCCACCGCTGGGCTGacacaggaagaggaggaggaaaacatTGATTATGACAGTGATGGGAATCCAATTCCCTCTACAACCAAGAAAATTATCATGCCACTCCCTCCTATTGACCACTCAGAG ATTGATTATCCACCCTTTGAGAAAAACTTTTACGAAGAGCATGAGGAACTCAGCAGCTTGACTGGAACTCAGGTGCTGGAGTTGAGGCATAAACTGAACTTACGA GTATCTGGTGCTGCCCCTCCAAAACCTTGTACCAGCTTTGCCCACTTTAATTTCGATGAGCAACTAATGCACCAAATTCGGAAGTCTGAATATACTCAGCCCACACCAATTCAGTGTCAG GGTGTCCCCATTGCGCTGTCAGGACGTGATATGATAGGTATTGCAAAAACGGGCAGCGGCAAAACTGCAGCTTTTATCTGGCCAATGCTGGTTCATATCATGGACCAAAAGGAACTGGAGCCTGGGGAAGGACCCATCGCAGTCATCGTGTGCCCTACCAGAGAGCTTTGTCAGCAG ATCCATGCAGAATGTAAGCGCTTTGGGAAAGCCTACTCATTGCGTTCAGTGGCTGTATATGGAGGAGGCAGCATGTGGGAGCAAGCCAAGGCTTTGCAGGACGGTGCAGAGATTGTTGTGTGCACTCCA ggTCGTCTGATAGACCACGTTAAAAAGAAGGCCACGTCTCTGCAGAGAGTAACATACCTGGTGTTTGATGAGGCTGATCGAATGTTTGATATGGGCTTTG AATATCAGGTTAGATCCATTGCCAGCCACGTTCGCCCAGACAGACAGA CTCTTCTGTTTAGTGCTACATTTCGGAAGAAGATAGAGCGGCTTGCTAGAGACATTTTGGTTGATCCCATTCGTGTCGTGCAGGGAGACATTGGAGAG GCCAATGAGGATGTGACTCAGGTAGTGGAGATGCTGGTCAGTGGGTCTGATAAATGGGGCTGGCTGACTCGCCGGCTGGTCGAATTCACCTCCACAGGATCGGTCCTCATTTTTGTCACCAAGAAGGCCAACTGTGAGGAGCTAGCTACTAACCTGACTCAAGAGGGCTACAGCCTGGGCCTCCTGCATGGTGATATGGACCAGAGCGAGAGGAACAAGGTCATCAGTGATTTCAAGAAGAAGAACTTGCCCGTTCTGGTGGCCACTGATGTAGCTG CTCGTGGTCTGGACATCCCATCAATTCGTACGGTGGTGAACTACGACGTTGCACGAGACAtcgacacacacacccacaggaTCGGTAGAACGGGTCGTGCTGGAGAGAAAGGTGTGGCCTACACTCTCCTCACTAATAAAGACACATCATTTGCTGGGGACCTGGTGCGGAATCTGGAGGGAGCTAATCAGGCTGTTTCCAAAGAACTGATGGACTTGGCCATGCAG aatcCCTGGTTCAGGAAGTCACGATTCAAGGGTGGCAAAGGAAAGAAACTGAATATTGGTGGAGGTGGTCTTGGTTACAGAGAGAGACCCGGCCTTGGGGCTGAAAGTTCT GATCGTAGCAGCACTAGTAGCTTGTTGTCTTCCACTAGTAGCTATGAAGGCTACAGCAAACCAACTACTGGGGCAATGGGAGATCGCATGTCTGCAATGAAACAAGCCTTCCAG GCTCAATATAAGAGCCACTTTGTAGCTGCATCCAGCGGCCCCCCAAAGCTCAGTGCCAAGTCTAGTGGCTCCTCAGGATGGACCAGTGCCGGCAGCCTGAGCTCTGTGCCAACAGAATCTGCCAATGGCTCAGAACGGTCTCACAGTGCTACCTTGTCCATGGTGGGTTTCACCAGTGCTGGCTCCCTGAGCTCAGTGGCCCCCACCAGTCAAACCAGTTCACTCCAGAGCTACACTCCACCTGCACCTCCGTCACAGAGAGAGAGCTCACGTGATAGACACGGGGACGACCGGGGGCGTCACGGTGACAGTCAACACCGCCATAGCGACAGGAACGATCGATACAGTAGCGAGGATCGCTACGGAGACCGGGATCGTCACGGGGATAGAGATAGAGATCGTGACCGCCACGGCGACCGTGATCGCCACAGCAGCAGCCGCCACAGTGACAGTCGTAACGGAGATGGAAGCAAGAGGGACAGAGATGATCGGAGGAGTGATAGGGATGGGGGAGACAGGGGGAGTGGAGATGGGAGGGACAGAGGAAGCGATAGCTTTGCTGTCCCTGAACCACCTAAACGTAGAAAGAGCAGATGGGACAACTAA